Genomic window (Streptomyces liliiviolaceus):
GTCGAGCGGTGCGCCGCCGCGGGGCACGACCGGATGCTGCTCTGGGTCCTCCGGGAGAACGCGGGCGCGCGCCGCTTCTACGAACGGGCCGGTTTCACGGCGGACGGCACCGAGGAGCCGTACGAGGTCGAGGGCGTCGAGGTGCCGGAGGTGCGGTACGCCCGGCCGCTGGAGGGCCGCGTCACCCCTTGGGAAGGCTGACGCAGAAGACCGCGCCGTTCGGCCGGCCAGGTTCGTACCAGGCGTCGCCGCCGTTGGCCCGGGCCAGGCTGCGGGCGATCCACAGGCCGAGGCCGGTGCCCTCGGTGGCCGCCGCGGTGGCGGGGTCGCGGCGGTAGCGCTCGAAGAGGTGCGGAACGAACGACTCCGGCACACCGGGGCCATGGTCCGCGACCCGGAGCTCGATGCGCCCGCCGGCTTCCCGTGCGGTGATCTCGACGGGATCCCGGCCGTACGCGAGCGCGTTCTCCAGGTAGTTGCCGAAGATCTCGGCGAAGCCCACGCGGTCGACCCGTGCCACCAGCCGGGCCGGCACGGCGAGTCTCAGTCCGTCGCGGGCGCCGCCCGACTCGGCGAACTGGTCCAGCAGGAAACCCAACACCTGCACCGGCTCCGGCACACCCTGCTGACCGGCGCCGTCGAGCCGCGCGGCGGTGAGGAGTTTGCGGACCAGCGCCTGCAGGCGGGCCGTGCGTTCGGCGATCCGCTCGACCACCTCCGCGCGCCGCTCGTCGGCCAGTCCGGGCGGCGGCTCCCTGAGCACGTGCACCAGGGCGCCCAGGGCGGCCAGCGGGTTGTGCAGCTGGTGCGCGGCGACCGCGACGACCACGCTCTGGTGCTCCAGCGCGGCCTGGAGCACATGGTCGGCCTGCTGCCGTCGGGTCCCGTCGCGCAGGGTGGCCACGTACAGCCGCCGGCCGTCGAACCGGGCGAGGGCCACCGTCATCTCGACGACCTTGTTGCGGCCGTTCGGCAGGACCAGCGTGACCTCGGTGGACTCCCCGTCGTCGAGCGGAAAGCCGAACACGGAGCCGATCAGTTCGTCGGCCGGCCGCTCCAGCAGCGCCGCCGCGGCCGGGTTGCACGCTCCCACGCATCCGTCGGCGTCGACCGCGACGATGCCGTCGGGCGCGGCCAGCGTCATGGCCGCGTACAGCTCCTGACGCCCGTCGTCAGCCATCGCGCTCGTCCCCGCGCCCCCTTCGCCGCCCCAGTGGTCCGTCCGGCGAACCGGTGCCTCTCATGTCCCCCCGCTTCCTTCCGCCGGGCACCCGGCGGTGAGGCCGAGAGACCCCTTTCACCGGCCGCCCGTCGCGGCTTCCCCACAGCGTCGACGCCCCCCGTCCGCAAACGGTCGGACGGACGGTACGCACAGCACATCAGGCGCGCGTCGGCCGACGCGGCGGGGCTCGCCCCGTCGGCCCGGACAGGTGCGGTACGAGGAACGCGCAGGTCTCCTTCCGGTGCCCCCCTGCCACCTGCCGCCTGACCGGCCGCAGACCGACCACCCCGCGCGTTCCTCTTCAACTCTCTACCGCGCGACGGGTGTTGGGCCAGACATGGGAGGCATATTCCCGGCTACGGCCGGGACCCGCCGGGGGCCTTCAGCACTACGCTCGAAAGCGCATCGCCACCACCGGCCCGGGGAGAGCCGGCCATCCGGAGGGGGAGGATCCGGGATGATCCGCGTGCTCGTGGTCGAGGACCAGCGCGCGCTGGCCGACGCCCTGGCCATCGCCATCGGAGCACAGCCGGACCTGGACTGCGGCGACGCGGTGGGTACGGTCGACGAGGCGTTGCGGGAGGCGGCCCGTCGGCCCCCCTCCGTGGTGCTGATGGACATCCATCTGCCGGGCACGGACGGTATCGAGGGCACACGGCTGCTGAAGAAGGTCCATCCCTCGGCCCGGGTGGTGGTCCTGACCGCGGACGCGACCCCCGACCAGCTCGCGCGGGCGGTGACGGCGGGCGCCTCGGCGTTCCTCGCCAAGCACAGCCCCTTCGGGGACATCCTCACCGCGATCCGCACGACGGCCACCGGCAAGCTGCTCGTGGAGGAGTCGACCCTGGCGGCCCGGCTGCCGCCGCGGCAGCGCAACGGGGCCGGGCTGACCCGCCGCGAGCACGAGGTGCTGGTCCTGCTCGCCCAGGGACACGGCCTCAAGGCGATCGCGGACCGGCTCGTCCTCAGCCGGCACACGGTACGCGGGCATGTGAAGAGCGTCCTGGTGAAGCTGCGCGCGCACAGTCAGCTGGAGGCGGTGGTGACGGCCACCCGGCTGGGGATCCTGCCGCGCGAGATGCCGTAGAAGGGTGAATCGGCCCATCTGAGGGGGCCGTTCGCCCCGCCTGGGGGATTTCCGGCGGGACGCCCGTCGCTTATGGTGCGAAATGTGCGACCTCCCACGGCAACGGTACGAGCCGATCGACCGCTGCCGGGCGACTTCCCGAATCCCATGTCGCACCCAGCCGGGCGGTCGCACGACCGGGGCCGCCGGGGCGCAGGACCCGGGCCACATGCGCGGAGATGACGGCAGTTCGGATCCCGCGAAGTTCGTCCACCTGCCGGTCGCCCGTCTCCCGCCGGGCGAACCCCCGGCGACCCCTCCACCCCGCCAGGGACGCGGGGAACTGCGCGGCCCACCCCCACCGACCCGCACCCCACAAACCACCCCGCCCAGGACCGTCCTGAACCCGCAGGTCCATCGTGGCTGGCCGCGCAGTGCCCCGCGCCCTGACGGGGCCACAGGCCTCCAGCAGACCGCCGCGGAAGCCCTCCCAGGGGCCGCCACGCCCGTCAGGGGCGCGGGGAACTGCGCGGCCAACCCCCACCGGCCCGCAGCCACAAACAGCCCCCAAACGCACCCCACCCCCACCCCGCTAACTCCGCCCCCGCGGAACCGGCGGAACAGGCGGAACCCTCTGAGCCGGCAGCCGCCGCAACGCATCGGCCGCAGCCCCCGCCAACTCCGGATGCACCAGCGCCTCGTTCAGCACGGGCCGGGCCCGCTCGTCCCCCAGCACCCCCAGCCCCTCCACACACGCGAGAGCGACCCGCCGATACGGATCGTGCGGCCGGAACCGCCGCGCCAGGGTGGTGATCAGCGCGGGCACGGACTCGGGCGCCCGCAGTTCCACCAGGAGCCGCACCGGATGAAGGGCGTAGGCGACGCGCAACTCGTTGGTGGCGAGGGCCGCCGCCGCCCGGGCGGTACGCGGATCCGCCAGCCGGGCCATGGCGTAGGCGGCGGAGGCGCACCGCTGCGGATCCCGGTGGTTGAGCAGCAGGACGAGCGCCTCGAAGGCCCGTCTGTCGCCGGCGACACCGAGCCGGAACGCGGCCAGTTCCCGCGCCCAGAGCGGCTGTTCGGGAGCGATGAGGACGGCGGCCAG
Coding sequences:
- a CDS encoding PAS domain-containing sensor histidine kinase produces the protein MADDGRQELYAAMTLAAPDGIVAVDADGCVGACNPAAAALLERPADELIGSVFGFPLDDGESTEVTLVLPNGRNKVVEMTVALARFDGRRLYVATLRDGTRRQQADHVLQAALEHQSVVVAVAAHQLHNPLAALGALVHVLREPPPGLADERRAEVVERIAERTARLQALVRKLLTAARLDGAGQQGVPEPVQVLGFLLDQFAESGGARDGLRLAVPARLVARVDRVGFAEIFGNYLENALAYGRDPVEITAREAGGRIELRVADHGPGVPESFVPHLFERYRRDPATAAATEGTGLGLWIARSLARANGGDAWYEPGRPNGAVFCVSLPKG
- a CDS encoding response regulator; its protein translation is MIRVLVVEDQRALADALAIAIGAQPDLDCGDAVGTVDEALREAARRPPSVVLMDIHLPGTDGIEGTRLLKKVHPSARVVVLTADATPDQLARAVTAGASAFLAKHSPFGDILTAIRTTATGKLLVEESTLAARLPPRQRNGAGLTRREHEVLVLLAQGHGLKAIADRLVLSRHTVRGHVKSVLVKLRAHSQLEAVVTATRLGILPREMP
- a CDS encoding adenylosuccinate lyase, which translates into the protein MDEELRSLTQRLRQEAGTMASFTYERLAATGDLDELAAVLIAPEQPLWARELAAFRLGVAGDRRAFEALVLLLNHRDPQRCASAAYAMARLADPRTARAAAALATNELRVAYALHPVRLLVELRAPESVPALITTLARRFRPHDPYRRVALACVEGLGVLGDERARPVLNEALVHPELAGAAADALRRLPAQRVPPVPPVPRGRS